DNA from Dysgonomonadaceae bacterium PH5-43:
TGTACGTTTGCAGGTTAAATAATATAATCTATGACAGACAATAATAGTTTCATCAATTCAATACCCCCAGTTACAAAAAACATTTTAATTATTAATTTAATTGTTTTTGCGGCGTGCAATCTATTGAAAGCAGTTCCTTTAAGTTTGATATTAGCCATCAAACCCATAGGTTTAGGTTTTTCCGCATATCAGTTAATAACATATATGTTCACTCACGTCGATTTCGGACATTTCTTCTTTAATATGTTTGCCGTTTTTATGTTTGGACGCATAATAGAAAGTTACTGGGGAACTAAAAGATACATAATCTATTATTTAGTTACTGGTATTGGTGCCGGTCTTATCCAATTATTAGTATGTTTTCTAACTGGAAGTTTTGCTTACACCATTGGCGCATCTGGTGCTGTATTCGGGTTACTGCTTGCTTTCGGAATGCTATTCCCCAATGCACCTATATACATAATGTTTATACCAATACCTATTAAAGCTAAGTATATGGTTATTGGATATGGAATTTTAGAACTTCTTTTCGGAATTTCAGATAGAGCAGGAGACAATGTTGCTCATTTTGCCCATTTAGGAGGAATGTTATTCGGCATTTTATTAATCTTTTATTGGAAAAAGAAAGGAGCAAACAATGGCAACGGATTTTATTACTAATATAGAACGCTTTTTCAAACAGAAATCTGTTTTATCAAACTTAATAGCCATAAACATTATTATCTTTTTGGTTATTAAGATAGTAAGTGTCATTCTGCTT
Protein-coding regions in this window:
- a CDS encoding membrane associated rhomboid family serine protease (product_source=COG0705; cath_funfam=1.20.1540.10; cog=COG0705; pfam=PF01694; smart=SM01160; superfamily=144091; transmembrane_helix_parts=Inside_1_20,TMhelix_21_43,Outside_44_57,TMhelix_58_80,Inside_81_92,TMhelix_93_115,Outside_116_124,TMhelix_125_147,Inside_148_176,TMhelix_177_196,Outside_197_209), encoding MTDNNSFINSIPPVTKNILIINLIVFAACNLLKAVPLSLILAIKPIGLGFSAYQLITYMFTHVDFGHFFFNMFAVFMFGRIIESYWGTKRYIIYYLVTGIGAGLIQLLVCFLTGSFAYTIGASGAVFGLLLAFGMLFPNAPIYIMFIPIPIKAKYMVIGYGILELLFGISDRAGDNVAHFAHLGGMLFGILLIFYWKKKGANNGNGFYY